The segment CCAAAATAGAATTAACCCTATTTTAGGGTTATTAATTGAGTAGTTTACTCAAAATACTATTACTATcttgtttttaaattaaattctactattagtaCTTATATTCTTATATTGTGCATtagtaatttggtcatttttcaatctttggtacttttaaaattttagcttttaactaaatgataactattaaatttattaaattttgcaGTTTTCAAAAATTGATGCGACCAGCATATTATCACATGCGTAATGATATATCAACTTGTTCTTACATTTTACTTATAAAAACCAATTAATAGATTAAAGGACTATTGTTTGCATTATAACTGAAATTTCAgatttcaaaaatatagaaattaaaaatTATCCAATTGGAGAATATGGGCTAAAACTACAACTTTAAATATAATacaaaactaataataaaatttaactaaacaGGTTTAACTTATACAATTTGttcaagactaaaatttcaaaaaccaAAAAATACTCGGATAAAAATTGATCAAAGTGAAGTACAAATATTAAATCCGCAGAAATTGACCTTCACGTTATCATTGTGTTTAGCCCGTTGAGATTTTTCTGTAAACCTGTAAATgtatagaatttttattttattttattttttcatttttggagATCATATTCATATAGAACCCGGCGTAAATGCTTAAGAAAATGAATAGTTGAAGCAATATAGTAACGGTGTTCACTTTGCAAAGGATGTTGGAAAATCCAACTGATTCGATTAATTTTCATTCAATCTCACAGACTGACAGAGGATTTAACACATGACTTTGCCTACTAATGGTTGAATTCCATGCAGCTTGGAGTCGGGATGTGAGATATAATGTTCAATTTTCTACACTTTTTCATGTTTTCAAGGATCACGGATAACAAGAAAATGAAGACCATGTATAGTTCTAAGTCTCTGCTCCTAAAAATCACAATCTTAATTATTGAATAAGGGTTTGCATATATAACAGAGATGCCCTTTAAGATTCTGATAGATGAATCATACAAATCCAGACATGCTAAAAGAAAAAGGGGCAATTTCAATAAGTAATTCAACATTAGTTTGATGCGCTCGAAGACATCTTAATATTCCGAAGGATTTGCCACATAAAAGTCGATATAAAGAAGAGAAAGATACCGGTCACAATGGCGTACCTGAGACCGAGGTTCACCAGCAAGTTTACGAGAAGCCCGGCAAACACAACACCAACGAAATTGGCTGATACAGCTGACCagaagggtatttcaagaatcgAAGCTACAATGGCTCCAGTCCATGCTCCAGTTCCGGGGAAAGGAACAGCCACAAAAAGCATTAGGCCAAGCCATTGAAATTCTTCCACTGGCCCAGCCTTCTGTCTGGCTCTCTCAAAGAGACTGTTAAGTAACTGAGATGCAAACTGGTTTTTCCCAGCAAGAAATGTAGTAAATCTTTTCAGGTAAAGTACAATGAATGGCACTGGAACCATATTCCTGCAGTTTAATGTtacttttagaaaaaaaaaattatcatcaGCTTATTTAATTTCCCAGAACAATTATGCATAAGAAATTAACTGTTAATTTTTAGTACACTCAAGCACATGCATTAGAATAGTAAAATTAGCTCGTTCAATATCTCAAATTGCTCAAGCTTGACTTCAGAGTAATCAAACCAAATATAAATTTTACTCCTTAAACTAACCCAAATAGCTTACCAGCATATTTGCCTATTTTACATCCCTATGAATAACTTTCAgtattattaaaaacaaaaaacaaaaaaatgctACCTTGACTTAAAATTTCAGTGACAAGTATGCATTCTATGGAAACTATTGAAGCAAAATTTTCCATAAGCAAACTGGTCAAAACAAAATCTTTCACAACAATTAAGCTCAACTCTATAAACATGAAGCTATAATGAACTAAAGACTTGAAAGATCCTCAATTaacgaaaaagaaaataaagctaacCCAAGAATAGATAATATTGTCAGGAGTGTAGGCTTGAGTTGCATCCAGTAACCAAGAGGAATAGCTCCCCGAAGCTCAAGAATAGGAAGCGTTGCAAGAGTGAAAACCACGGCCTCATCAGGCCAACCCAAGCCACGCAACGCATTGGCAATCTTGAGGCCAAAGCTTGAAGCTCTAATGGAGTCGGCAGCAACAGTAGCCGCTTTAGCGTCCCCAGATGCAGCGTACCAAACAAGAGACAAAGAAGCCCAGAAGACAACCCAGCAGAGGATTTTCACTGGAGCCTCCTCAAAAGAAGGCAATATTTCATCTTCTTTGCTTGTATGAGCTGAATTAAGAAACCCATTTGAGGAAGCTTTAATTCGGGTCGAAGGAATTGGAAAATACTTCCGGTTTTGAAATTTTGACCTTAAAAAGAGGTCATTGCTTCGAGCAGTAGGGCCATGTAAATGGGAGGGTAAGATATTGAGATGGGTTTTCTTCAAATAGAATGATAATGGCTGTGGCGAAGTTGCAATTGCTGGTGATACAGTAGCCATTCTAAACTACGAAATTGGGGCTATTGGAACTTTGTTTTTTGCTCCCATTAATGAAGGGGTTTTAGAGAGGAAGGGGAGCATTGTGACTTTGTGAGATTGATACAATCAATTAGAGATTTTTCTTTAATGCCTTAATGCATCATTTAGTCCTAAAGTATGCCTTTTATTCGTTCTGGTCCTCCAGGTTCTTTTCCCAAATGAGGACATAACATTTTATAATATTGaccaatatttttaaaatcagaCCGTTGACTAAATTGGTCAGGCCATCAATTTATCGGTCTGACCATTCTAGTTGGTTTAATTAAAAATTCTtttcaatattaaaaaaaataatttaatcgaTTTTTTAACTACTTCAATTTTTCTGTACTGATTTTTTATTAGTATTTGACATTATACTTTTGAGCTTAATATAATTTACCATTatgttttaactttatttttaattttgtcactttgcttttcttttattaaagtttgttactaaaattttatttttaattgaattttattatttaattttaatttaaaagaatttgaagtgaaattttaataaaattaatattatacttaaaaataaaaataataatagaaaaacaatgatttatatataaaaaagtaaacttattctgtttttatttttattttattttcaagtatttctttattaaataaaaatttaagttaatttaatagtttttaatattttataaattagcttattgttaattattaaaataaaatatttaaaattaattttcttgttaaaattcattttaaaatcatcaaaatcaatataaaatttaattaaaaacaacATCAGTGGTAAAATTcaacaaaattcaaattttaatgatAAAACTCAATCACATAaaattcatttgaaaattttaacc is part of the Gossypium arboreum isolate Shixiya-1 chromosome 5, ASM2569848v2, whole genome shotgun sequence genome and harbors:
- the LOC108450508 gene encoding uncharacterized protein LOC108450508 isoform X2, whose translation is MATVSPAIATSPQPLSFYLKKTHLNILPSHLHGPTARSNDLFLRSKFQNRKYFPIPSTRIKASSNGFLNSAHTSKEDEILPSFEEAPVKILCWVVFWASLSLVWYAASGDAKAATVAADSIRASSFGLKIANALRGLGWPDEAVVFTLATLPILELRGAIPLGYWMQLKPTLLTILSILGNMVPVPFIVLYLKRFTTFLAGKNQFASQLLNSLFERARQKAGPVEEFQWLGLMLFVAVPFPGTGAWTGAIVASILEIPFWSAVSANFVGVVFAGLLVNLLVNLGLRFTEKSQRAKHNDNVKVNFCGFNICTSL
- the LOC108450508 gene encoding uncharacterized protein LOC108450508 isoform X1, with product MATVSPAIATSPQPLSFYLKKTHLNILPSHLHGPTARSNDLFLRSKFQNRKYFPIPSTRIKASSNGFLNSAHTSKEDEILPSFEEAPVKILCWVVFWASLSLVWYAASGDAKAATVAADSIRASSFGLKIANALRGLGWPDEAVVFTLATLPILELRGAIPLGYWMQLKPTLLTILSILGNMVPVPFIVLYLKRFTTFLAGKNQFASQLLNSLFERARQKAGPVEEFQWLGLMLFVAVPFPGTGAWTGAIVASILEIPFWSAVSANFVGVVFAGLLVNLLVNLGLRYAIVTGIFLFFISTFMWQILRNIKMSSSASN